The Corynebacterium vitaeruminis DSM 20294 genome window below encodes:
- a CDS encoding thiamine-binding protein, with translation MIIAFSVAPTETPNAQAEMADAVTEAIRVVRESGLPNETNAMFTLVEGEWDEVMDVVKGATDAVLAVSPRVSLVLKADIRPGHTGQITSKVEAVERRLAASE, from the coding sequence ATGATTATCGCATTCTCCGTTGCCCCCACCGAGACCCCCAACGCGCAGGCCGAGATGGCCGACGCCGTGACCGAGGCCATCCGCGTGGTGCGCGAGTCGGGCCTGCCGAACGAGACCAACGCCATGTTCACCCTCGTCGAGGGCGAGTGGGACGAGGTCATGGACGTGGTTAAGGGCGCCACCGACGCCGTGCTTGCCGTGTCCCCGCGGGTCTCGCTGGTGCTCAAGGCCGACATCCGGCCCGGCCACACCGGGCAGATCACCTCGAAGGTCGAGGCGGTCGAGCGCCGGCTGGCGGCCTCCGAGTAA
- a CDS encoding tetratricopeptide repeat protein — MTTPHRYVSGAIDLSEVKARAEARAQAGSQPAGGGGVPASLQLTMDNVEAELIKRSAQVPVIVLIGTPRSPDSEQLKADLTGLAEASNKAFVFRYIDADTTPEVAQMFGIQALPTTVALASGQPLANFEGGQPLDALQQWTNAVVKAVAGQLPGLGEENAEEEPAQDPRFEPATDALNRGDFDAAIAVYDSILASEPKNQMALQARDNARLLGRLKTMGTDPASAVDAAQADPLNLEVVEAAADAHIALGQPEQAFDALIHVIANAADAKEKTAARERLLELFALFEAADARVIAARSKLASALY; from the coding sequence GTGACCACACCGCACCGCTACGTATCCGGCGCCATCGACCTAAGCGAGGTCAAGGCGCGCGCCGAGGCCCGCGCGCAGGCCGGCTCCCAGCCCGCAGGAGGCGGGGGAGTGCCGGCGTCGCTGCAGCTGACGATGGACAACGTCGAGGCCGAGCTGATCAAGCGCTCGGCGCAGGTGCCGGTGATCGTGCTCATCGGCACCCCGCGCAGCCCCGACTCCGAACAGCTGAAGGCCGATCTCACGGGGCTCGCCGAGGCCTCAAACAAGGCCTTCGTCTTCCGCTACATCGACGCCGACACCACCCCTGAGGTGGCGCAGATGTTCGGCATCCAGGCGCTGCCGACCACTGTCGCCCTGGCCTCCGGCCAGCCGCTGGCCAACTTCGAGGGCGGCCAGCCGCTCGACGCCCTCCAGCAGTGGACGAACGCCGTGGTCAAGGCCGTGGCGGGCCAGCTGCCGGGCCTCGGCGAGGAAAACGCGGAGGAGGAGCCCGCCCAGGACCCCCGCTTCGAACCCGCCACCGACGCGCTCAACCGCGGCGACTTCGACGCGGCGATCGCGGTCTACGACTCCATCCTCGCCTCGGAGCCGAAGAACCAGATGGCCCTGCAGGCCCGAGACAACGCCCGCCTGCTCGGGCGGCTGAAGACGATGGGCACCGACCCCGCCTCGGCGGTGGACGCGGCCCAGGCCGACCCACTCAACCTCGAGGTAGTGGAGGCCGCGGCGGACGCCCACATCGCGCTGGGCCAGCCGGAGCAGGCCTTCGACGCCCTCATCCACGTCATCGCGAACGCGGCCGACGCCAAGGAGAAGACCGCCGCTCGCGAGCGGCTGCTGGAGCTCTTCGCCCTCTTCGAGGCCGCCGACGCCCGCGTCATCGCGGCGCGCTCCAAGCTCGCCTCGGCGCTGTACTAG
- the glgB gene encoding 1,4-alpha-glucan branching protein GlgB, which yields MSENFGPLTIPSDDLTRLTQCQHHDPHSFYGWHKIDDGHSLIRTRQLGAEKVVLETEGASIDLQPLGDDIWGVVLDRGDSFDYRFQVTWPGGKETTTADPYHYLPTLGELDIHLIREGRHERLWEVLGAHLTTMKTALGEVGGTSFAVWAPNAAGVAVIGDFCGWNPNQYPMRSLGASGIWELFVPNIGEGEVYKFAIHTKEGYRLDKADPMARATEAPPATGSVVTSSTYAWKDADWLAERAGVDHANSAMSVYEVHLGSWRMGRTYKELATELVDYVKDLGYTHVEFMPVAEHPFGGSWGYQVSGYYAPTARWGTPDELRELIDAFHQAGIGVIMDWVPAHFPKDEFALGRFDGQALYEHPDWRRGEQRDWGTYVFDFGRNEVRNFLVANALYWLEEFHIDGLRVDAVASMLYLDYSREDGEWAPNQYGGRENLEAVQFLQEMNATVHKAHPGILTIAEESTSWPGVTAMTEHGGLGFSMKWNMGWMNDTLEYFAHDPIHRSYHHNEITFSMVYAYSEHYILPFSHDEVVHGKGSLWDRMPGDTWNKAAGLRTLYAYMYAHPGKKLLFQGQEFGQVMEWSEGRSLDWDDTVGWEGEYHEALAHMVRDLNALYSASPALFTQDNTPDGFSWTKSDDAANNVLSFVRYGTNGEKILCTFNLGGTSQPSYKLGVPEGGNWQCIFNTDAGVYEGANNPLDEYVTAWDTGWDGYPHSLTLHIPAMSAQFYRWVG from the coding sequence ATGTCTGAGAATTTTGGCCCGCTGACCATCCCAAGCGATGACCTCACGCGGCTTACCCAGTGCCAGCACCACGATCCGCACTCGTTCTACGGGTGGCACAAGATTGACGACGGGCACAGCCTCATCCGCACCCGCCAGCTCGGCGCGGAGAAAGTCGTTCTGGAGACCGAGGGGGCATCCATCGACCTGCAGCCGCTCGGAGACGACATCTGGGGCGTTGTCCTCGACCGCGGAGACTCCTTTGACTACCGCTTCCAGGTCACCTGGCCCGGCGGCAAGGAGACCACCACGGCCGACCCGTACCACTACCTGCCTACCCTCGGCGAGCTGGACATTCACTTGATCCGCGAGGGCCGCCACGAGCGCCTCTGGGAGGTCCTGGGCGCGCACCTTACCACCATGAAGACCGCGCTCGGCGAGGTAGGCGGCACGAGCTTCGCGGTGTGGGCCCCGAACGCTGCGGGCGTGGCCGTCATCGGCGACTTCTGCGGCTGGAACCCCAACCAGTACCCGATGCGCTCCCTCGGTGCCTCCGGCATCTGGGAGCTGTTCGTCCCGAACATCGGCGAGGGCGAGGTGTACAAGTTCGCCATCCACACCAAGGAGGGCTACCGCCTGGATAAGGCCGACCCGATGGCGCGCGCCACCGAGGCCCCGCCGGCCACCGGCTCCGTGGTCACCTCCTCTACGTACGCGTGGAAGGATGCCGACTGGCTCGCCGAGCGCGCGGGCGTCGACCACGCCAATTCCGCTATGAGCGTCTACGAGGTGCACCTCGGCTCCTGGCGCATGGGCCGGACCTACAAGGAGCTAGCCACCGAGCTGGTCGACTACGTCAAGGACCTGGGCTACACCCACGTCGAGTTCATGCCGGTCGCCGAGCACCCCTTCGGCGGGTCCTGGGGCTACCAGGTCTCCGGCTACTACGCCCCCACCGCGCGCTGGGGCACCCCGGACGAGCTGCGTGAGCTCATCGACGCCTTCCACCAGGCCGGCATCGGTGTGATCATGGACTGGGTCCCGGCGCACTTCCCCAAGGACGAGTTCGCACTCGGTCGCTTCGACGGCCAGGCCCTCTACGAGCACCCCGACTGGCGCCGCGGCGAGCAGCGCGACTGGGGCACCTACGTCTTCGACTTCGGCCGCAACGAGGTCCGCAACTTCCTCGTGGCCAACGCCCTCTACTGGCTGGAGGAGTTTCACATCGACGGCCTGCGCGTCGACGCCGTGGCCTCTATGCTCTACCTCGATTACTCCCGCGAGGACGGCGAGTGGGCGCCCAACCAGTACGGCGGGCGCGAGAACCTCGAGGCCGTCCAGTTCCTCCAGGAGATGAACGCCACGGTGCACAAGGCGCACCCGGGCATCCTCACCATCGCCGAGGAGTCCACCTCGTGGCCGGGGGTGACCGCCATGACTGAGCACGGCGGCCTGGGCTTCAGCATGAAGTGGAACATGGGCTGGATGAACGACACCCTGGAGTACTTCGCCCACGACCCGATTCACCGCAGCTACCACCACAACGAGATCACCTTCTCGATGGTCTACGCCTACTCCGAGCACTACATCCTGCCGTTCAGCCACGACGAGGTCGTCCACGGCAAGGGCTCTCTGTGGGACCGCATGCCCGGCGACACCTGGAACAAGGCCGCGGGCCTGCGCACCCTCTACGCCTACATGTACGCGCACCCGGGCAAGAAGCTGCTCTTCCAGGGCCAGGAGTTCGGCCAGGTCATGGAGTGGAGCGAGGGCCGCTCCCTCGACTGGGACGACACCGTCGGCTGGGAGGGCGAGTACCACGAGGCGCTCGCGCACATGGTCCGCGACCTCAACGCCCTCTACTCCGCATCCCCCGCGCTGTTCACCCAGGACAACACTCCGGACGGCTTCAGCTGGACCAAGTCCGACGACGCCGCGAACAACGTCCTCTCCTTCGTGCGCTACGGCACCAACGGCGAGAAGATCCTGTGCACCTTCAACCTGGGCGGCACCAGCCAGCCCTCCTACAAGCTGGGCGTGCCCGAGGGCGGCAACTGGCAGTGCATCTTCAACACCGACGCTGGCGTCTACGAGGGCGCGAACAACCCCCTCGACGAGTACGTCACCGCCTGGGACACCGGCTGGGACGGCTACCCGCACTCGCTGACGCTGCACATCCCCGCGATGAGCGCGCAGTTCTACCGCTGGGTGGGCTAA
- a CDS encoding alpha-1,4-glucan--maltose-1-phosphate maltosyltransferase: protein MTGRLAIEDVRPLIAGGTYPSKAVVGEYVPVSALVWREGHDAINATLNVQGPKGSEFATTRRITMTRDEMDPDKMHSAFVPDVPGDWTFQVDAWSDPIATWKHAVTTKIEAGQSSEELANDLEHGAQLFEKAASGVKGGNDRQALLTVADALRTDEPLRTRVAPALSSEITAILAETPLRELLTRGHEHKVRVDRAKALFSSWYELFPRSTGGWDAEGNPVHGTFATTADALDRVAAMGFDTVYFPPIHPIGEVNRKGRNNTLTPEPTDVGSPWAIGSKDGGHDAVHPRLGTFADFEALVAKAESLGLEIALDLALQAAPDHPWAKSHEEFFTVLADGTIAYAENPPKKYQDIYPLNFDNNPRAIYEELLRVVLFWVDKGITTFRVDNPHTKPANFWEWLIAKVHETHPEVLFLAEAFTRPARLYGLAKVGFTESYTYFTWKTSKSELQEFATEIAAMADVFRPNLFVNTPDILHASLQYGGRAMFAIRAALAATMSPLWGVYSGYELYEHEAVKPGSEEYLNSEKYELRPRDFAGALASGDSLEPFITLLNSIRREHPALQQLRNLHFHETGNDKILAYSKSDPITGDTVLVIVNLDPEYAQETTVNLDMAVLGMSDDTEFVAHDMVTGADFNWGQRNFVRLDPHRDVAHILALPAVAEELRAELNQRNEVDYSN, encoded by the coding sequence GTGACCGGAAGACTAGCTATTGAAGATGTCCGTCCCCTCATAGCGGGGGGAACGTACCCTTCCAAGGCCGTCGTCGGCGAATACGTTCCGGTCAGCGCGCTGGTGTGGCGCGAGGGGCACGACGCCATCAATGCCACGCTTAACGTCCAAGGCCCGAAGGGCTCCGAGTTCGCCACCACTCGGCGGATCACCATGACCCGCGACGAGATGGACCCGGACAAGATGCACTCCGCCTTCGTGCCGGATGTTCCCGGCGACTGGACCTTCCAGGTGGACGCCTGGTCGGATCCCATCGCCACCTGGAAGCACGCCGTGACCACCAAGATCGAGGCGGGCCAGTCCTCCGAGGAGCTCGCCAACGACCTCGAGCACGGCGCCCAGCTGTTCGAGAAGGCCGCGAGCGGGGTCAAGGGCGGCAACGACCGCCAAGCGCTGCTCACCGTCGCGGACGCGCTGCGCACCGACGAGCCGCTGCGCACCCGCGTGGCGCCCGCCCTGTCCTCCGAGATCACCGCGATTCTGGCCGAGACCCCCCTGCGCGAGCTGCTCACCCGCGGCCACGAGCACAAGGTCCGCGTCGACCGCGCGAAGGCGCTGTTTAGCTCCTGGTACGAGCTCTTCCCCCGCTCCACCGGCGGCTGGGACGCCGAGGGCAACCCGGTCCACGGCACCTTCGCCACCACGGCCGACGCCCTCGACCGCGTCGCCGCGATGGGCTTCGACACCGTCTACTTCCCGCCGATCCACCCGATCGGCGAGGTCAACCGCAAGGGCCGCAACAACACGCTGACCCCGGAGCCCACCGACGTCGGCTCGCCGTGGGCGATCGGTTCTAAGGACGGCGGCCACGACGCCGTCCACCCGCGGCTAGGCACCTTCGCCGACTTCGAGGCGCTCGTCGCCAAGGCCGAGTCCCTCGGGCTCGAGATCGCCCTCGACCTCGCTCTCCAGGCCGCACCGGATCACCCGTGGGCGAAGTCCCACGAGGAGTTCTTCACCGTGCTCGCCGACGGCACCATCGCCTACGCGGAGAACCCGCCGAAGAAGTACCAGGACATCTACCCGCTCAACTTCGACAACAACCCGCGCGCCATCTACGAGGAGCTGCTGCGCGTGGTGCTCTTCTGGGTGGACAAGGGCATCACCACCTTCCGCGTGGACAACCCGCACACCAAGCCAGCGAACTTCTGGGAGTGGCTCATCGCCAAGGTCCACGAGACCCACCCCGAGGTCCTCTTCCTCGCCGAGGCCTTCACCCGCCCGGCGCGCCTCTACGGCCTCGCCAAGGTCGGCTTCACCGAGTCCTACACCTACTTCACCTGGAAGACCTCCAAGAGCGAGCTGCAGGAGTTCGCCACGGAGATCGCCGCCATGGCGGACGTCTTCCGCCCCAACCTGTTCGTCAACACCCCGGACATCCTGCACGCCTCCCTGCAGTACGGCGGACGCGCGATGTTCGCCATCCGCGCCGCCCTCGCCGCGACGATGTCCCCGCTGTGGGGCGTCTACTCCGGCTACGAGCTCTACGAGCACGAGGCCGTCAAGCCCGGCAGCGAGGAGTACCTCAACTCGGAGAAGTACGAGCTGCGCCCCCGCGACTTCGCAGGCGCCCTGGCCTCCGGCGATTCCCTCGAGCCGTTCATCACCCTGCTCAACTCGATCCGCCGCGAGCACCCCGCCCTGCAGCAGCTGCGCAACCTGCACTTCCACGAGACCGGCAACGACAAGATCCTCGCCTACTCCAAGTCCGACCCGATCACCGGCGACACCGTGCTGGTCATCGTCAACCTGGATCCCGAGTACGCCCAGGAGACCACCGTCAACCTCGACATGGCGGTGCTCGGCATGAGCGATGACACCGAATTCGTCGCCCACGACATGGTCACCGGCGCGGATTTCAACTGGGGCCAGCGCAACTTCGTTCGCCTCGACCCGCACCGCGACGTCGCCCACATTCTGGCGCTGCCCGCGGTCGCGGAGGAGCTGCGCGCGGAGCTCAACCAACGCAACGAGGTCGATTACTCCAACTAG
- a CDS encoding ABC transporter ATP-binding protein, producing MTAPSAEIRNPDLLVDFENVTFVRDGKTLLGPITWQVELDERWVIIGPNGAGKTTLIRLAAAEEFPSSGRSWIMGERVGKTDMRDLRTMIGVSSSALGNRIPPEEKVGDLVVSAGYAILGRWREEYEELDLDQATEILEQVGANHLADRTWGTLSEGERKRVLVARALMTNPELLLLDEPGAGMDLGGREDLVGYLGELAMDADAPAIVMITHHVEEIPDGFTHAMLLDQGKVVAMGLIDDVLTSDNLSEAFHQAICIDKIDGRYFARRA from the coding sequence ATGACTGCTCCCTCCGCTGAGATTCGCAACCCAGACCTGCTGGTTGACTTCGAAAACGTCACCTTTGTTCGTGACGGAAAGACCCTCCTTGGCCCCATCACCTGGCAGGTGGAACTCGACGAACGCTGGGTCATCATCGGACCCAATGGCGCGGGAAAGACCACGCTCATCAGGCTCGCGGCGGCGGAGGAGTTCCCGTCCTCGGGGCGCTCGTGGATCATGGGGGAGCGGGTCGGCAAGACCGACATGCGCGACCTGCGCACCATGATCGGCGTCTCCTCCTCCGCGCTGGGCAACCGCATCCCTCCGGAGGAGAAGGTGGGCGACCTCGTGGTGTCCGCGGGCTACGCCATCCTCGGCCGCTGGCGCGAGGAATACGAGGAGCTCGACCTCGACCAGGCCACCGAGATCTTGGAGCAGGTCGGCGCCAACCACCTGGCCGACCGCACCTGGGGCACCCTCTCCGAGGGCGAGCGCAAGCGCGTGCTCGTCGCCCGCGCGCTCATGACCAACCCGGAGCTGCTGCTTCTCGACGAGCCCGGCGCCGGCATGGACCTGGGCGGGCGCGAGGACCTCGTGGGCTACCTGGGCGAGCTCGCCATGGACGCCGACGCGCCAGCGATCGTCATGATCACCCACCACGTCGAGGAGATCCCGGACGGGTTCACGCACGCGATGCTGCTCGATCAGGGCAAGGTGGTCGCGATGGGGCTCATCGACGACGTGCTCACCAGCGACAACCTCTCCGAGGCCTTCCACCAGGCGATCTGCATCGACAAGATCGACGGCCGCTACTTCGCGCGCCGCGCCTAG